A single window of Actinoallomurus bryophytorum DNA harbors:
- a CDS encoding shikimate dehydrogenase, with protein MEDNPISNATMLFVGVSTGGSAALSLFPTWTTKLGLAASLVGVDLPLDASPNEYRAVVDRVAGDRHVSGALVTSHKVAMYEACGHEIKTWMPAARRLKEVGVLFRDSDGAIGADANDFFSTREVSSALLSERERFAADGIALILGAGGAGTALAHTLSADPSLGCRQIRVLDIDEERVAVLRDKVIGWDNPVPVQVEACGRVSDALVSSLPEGSLIVNATGLGKDRPGSPVTPSVILPLHSVVWDFNYRFVMQGEPNFFQIANDQASDRHLEVEDGWRYFLWGWAFAVSRIFEIPDANTVFAAIAATSPRGDES; from the coding sequence GTGGAAGATAATCCGATCTCCAACGCCACGATGCTCTTCGTCGGTGTTTCCACGGGTGGCTCGGCCGCGCTATCGCTGTTCCCAACCTGGACGACGAAACTGGGCCTCGCGGCATCACTCGTTGGGGTCGACCTCCCGCTCGACGCATCACCTAATGAGTACCGGGCGGTCGTGGACCGGGTGGCCGGAGACCGGCACGTAAGTGGTGCACTTGTTACCAGCCATAAAGTCGCGATGTACGAGGCGTGTGGGCACGAAATCAAGACATGGATGCCGGCGGCGCGCCGTCTCAAGGAGGTTGGGGTCCTCTTCAGGGACAGCGACGGAGCCATCGGGGCCGACGCCAACGATTTCTTTTCGACCCGCGAAGTGAGTTCAGCGCTGCTAAGTGAGCGTGAAAGATTCGCGGCCGACGGCATCGCGCTGATCCTTGGGGCTGGGGGGGCCGGGACCGCTCTTGCGCACACCCTTTCGGCGGACCCGAGTCTTGGCTGTCGCCAGATCAGAGTGCTGGACATCGACGAGGAACGGGTCGCCGTGCTGCGCGACAAGGTCATCGGATGGGACAACCCAGTGCCGGTTCAGGTCGAAGCCTGTGGACGAGTGTCTGATGCCCTCGTTTCGTCGCTTCCTGAAGGATCGTTGATAGTCAATGCGACTGGACTCGGGAAGGACCGGCCAGGTTCTCCTGTGACGCCGAGTGTAATCCTCCCTCTGCATTCTGTGGTCTGGGACTTCAACTATCGCTTCGTGATGCAGGGAGAGCCGAACTTCTTTCAGATCGCCAATGACCAGGCGTCCGACCGGCATCTCGAGGTGGAGGACGGGTGGCGTTACTTCCTTTGGGGTTGGGCGTTTGCCGTGAGCCGGATATTTGAAATTCCTGACGCAAATACGGTATTCGCTGCTATCGCCGCAACGTCGCCGAGAGGGGACGAGTCGTGA
- a CDS encoding SIR2 family protein — MAQPSKTTIRTIAGELISAKKSSGLGATVILGAGASINSGVPSWPALARRICEDQDLDLAPFEGPIECLVDYFGTESAVGSNRYHLLEPYLVGKRPSTGYMHLAELAKQGLIRVVLTTNWDSLLETAFYRLMPAERIKVLVRGEVSDELIARVLDTNTRGPVIIKLHGDVATRLFLMTPSETGAFDPGILSALHRLLDGFTIMVGQSAQDVDLLGTLLTRPGSAQGNAGHLFHVRYESGAETERVIDRAGVRVVEGERAHVLNPGVTVNIGDFDGFFTQLSLAVQLKELNDPAAQKQRAKVQQAILDKERKGLGYINYTTITRLVQNFTHKVLEFEPDLVFFINDPSAPGGPELKRHMQSGLEDDHIEIAEIVVEGEENSRTFNRRVKSDTPDTLSHPDKTMRRILILDSITFSGNTLALARERAREWYPKADVRTGVLVISQQLVEREEELTEHVRTIHETITDRYEIFFPWGVTQTTSAFNREFVGLLESERRMVKIDKRPWGAIEILADQETASVRLLTIEAHGKLSFQRHLCRDELFVALDDNIGLEICSEDLNRDADQYDPRIASLILEKGDYILIPRGIWHRTKASMDRVRLLEVAFGVYDQTYDIERLWDDYRREGMDGGR, encoded by the coding sequence ATGGCACAACCGTCAAAGACCACGATACGAACGATCGCGGGCGAGCTCATCTCGGCCAAGAAGAGCAGTGGTCTTGGAGCCACGGTCATCCTCGGCGCGGGCGCTTCGATCAACAGTGGGGTGCCGTCATGGCCCGCCCTCGCAAGGAGGATCTGCGAGGACCAGGATCTCGACCTGGCCCCATTCGAAGGTCCGATCGAGTGCCTGGTTGACTACTTTGGGACCGAAAGTGCGGTAGGCAGCAATCGTTATCATCTGCTGGAGCCGTATCTCGTTGGTAAGCGGCCTTCGACGGGCTACATGCATCTGGCCGAGCTCGCCAAGCAGGGTCTAATCCGCGTCGTACTGACGACCAACTGGGACTCACTGCTGGAGACAGCTTTCTACCGCTTGATGCCGGCCGAGCGCATCAAAGTCCTGGTCAGAGGCGAAGTGTCGGACGAGCTCATCGCCCGTGTCCTCGACACCAACACCCGCGGACCTGTGATCATCAAATTGCACGGCGATGTGGCAACACGACTTTTCCTCATGACGCCCTCCGAGACCGGTGCCTTCGATCCCGGCATCTTGTCGGCGCTCCATCGTCTGCTCGACGGCTTCACCATCATGGTCGGGCAGTCAGCCCAAGACGTGGACCTCCTAGGTACGCTGCTGACCCGGCCCGGCTCCGCGCAGGGAAACGCTGGTCACCTGTTCCACGTCCGATATGAGTCCGGCGCCGAGACGGAACGGGTCATCGATCGGGCCGGTGTCCGAGTCGTCGAGGGTGAGCGTGCGCACGTGCTCAATCCGGGCGTCACAGTTAACATCGGTGACTTCGATGGCTTCTTCACTCAGCTCAGTCTCGCTGTGCAGCTTAAGGAACTTAACGATCCGGCAGCGCAAAAACAACGCGCAAAGGTACAGCAGGCGATTCTCGATAAAGAGCGCAAGGGGCTTGGATATATCAACTATACAACCATTACGCGGCTGGTTCAGAACTTTACCCACAAGGTCCTTGAGTTCGAGCCCGATCTTGTTTTTTTTATAAATGATCCATCTGCTCCCGGTGGTCCTGAGCTCAAGAGGCACATGCAATCGGGACTTGAGGACGACCACATAGAAATTGCCGAAATAGTCGTGGAGGGTGAAGAGAACTCGCGAACGTTCAACCGTCGCGTAAAGAGCGATACTCCTGACACGCTGTCGCATCCGGATAAAACCATGCGCCGTATTCTCATCCTCGACTCGATCACCTTCTCTGGCAACACACTCGCGCTCGCTCGTGAGCGTGCACGTGAGTGGTATCCGAAGGCTGATGTGCGCACAGGTGTACTCGTGATCTCGCAACAACTGGTGGAAAGAGAAGAGGAACTCACCGAGCACGTCCGCACGATTCACGAAACCATTACCGATCGATACGAGATCTTTTTCCCTTGGGGTGTTACCCAGACGACATCTGCCTTCAACAGGGAGTTTGTCGGTCTTCTCGAGTCGGAGCGAAGGATGGTGAAGATCGACAAGCGGCCCTGGGGAGCGATCGAGATCCTGGCCGATCAGGAGACCGCATCGGTACGGCTGCTCACGATCGAGGCCCATGGCAAGCTCAGCTTTCAGCGGCACCTTTGCAGGGACGAACTTTTCGTCGCACTTGATGACAATATCGGTCTAGAAATCTGCTCTGAGGACTTGAATAGGGATGCGGATCAGTACGATCCAAGAATCGCATCCCTTATTCTTGAGAAAGGTGACTATATCCTCATCCCAAGAGGGATCTGGCATCGAACAAAGGCATCGATGGACCGTGTGCGACTGCTGGAGGTTGCATTCGGCGTCTATGATCAGACTTACGACATCGAACGACTCTGGGACGACTATCGACGAGAAGGCATGGACGGTGGAAGATAA
- a CDS encoding Gfo/Idh/MocA family protein: MFRIGMLSATGTGKKRTIPALLDSPICRVTVAQGRDTTKLTEISRLAPQVRVTTDLQEFALWKDDYDIVYVASPPFLHTEQVRFALSLEKPIVCEKPLVANRDDLGEMTALLRDSVKPVMVAHHLRHQPVVGKLQEILKEEQLGPVSSAALQWSFWLNHEAPSATWKLDPRRGGSNAMFDAGVHALDLALCLFGVPGRISALGARRREVERLDTVSAHLGYDHSIVTIMASQAGSTDANDLVINFAEGAVKVPAMFGERSARTLEIHSNDGRLEETFSPVNLYGAEVEDFCRHLQGESLIGTSIRDGLESARILFAIEDALSDSAGDT; encoded by the coding sequence GTGTTCAGGATCGGAATGCTCTCCGCGACTGGGACGGGTAAGAAGAGGACCATCCCAGCACTGCTCGACTCTCCGATCTGCCGGGTGACAGTCGCCCAGGGCAGGGACACCACAAAGCTCACGGAGATCAGTCGACTCGCCCCGCAGGTCCGGGTGACAACTGATCTCCAGGAGTTCGCTCTCTGGAAGGACGACTACGACATCGTTTACGTCGCGTCGCCGCCGTTCCTACACACCGAGCAGGTTCGCTTCGCGTTGTCTCTCGAGAAGCCGATAGTCTGCGAAAAACCGCTTGTGGCGAACCGTGATGACCTCGGTGAGATGACCGCTCTCCTGAGGGACAGCGTCAAGCCGGTAATGGTCGCTCATCACCTACGGCACCAACCAGTGGTGGGAAAGCTGCAGGAGATCCTTAAAGAGGAACAGCTTGGACCGGTTTCATCCGCTGCCCTGCAGTGGTCCTTCTGGCTGAACCACGAGGCTCCAAGCGCGACCTGGAAACTCGATCCGCGACGAGGTGGGTCGAACGCGATGTTCGACGCCGGCGTACACGCCTTGGACCTCGCCCTGTGTCTCTTCGGAGTGCCTGGCCGTATCAGTGCTCTCGGCGCACGGCGGCGGGAGGTCGAGCGGCTCGACACCGTGAGCGCACACCTTGGCTACGACCACTCGATCGTGACCATCATGGCGTCTCAAGCAGGCAGTACTGACGCCAACGACCTGGTGATCAACTTTGCTGAGGGGGCCGTTAAGGTGCCCGCGATGTTCGGTGAGCGGAGTGCGCGCACGCTGGAAATCCACAGCAACGACGGACGTCTGGAAGAGACCTTCTCCCCAGTGAACCTGTACGGGGCGGAGGTAGAGGACTTCTGCCGGCATCTGCAAGGTGAGTCGTTGATCGGTACATCGATACGGGACGGCCTGGAAAGCGCCCGGATCCTGTTCGCCATAGAGGACGCGCTCAGTGACTCGGCGGGTGACACCTGA
- a CDS encoding proline hydroxylase, with the protein MERYESARVNPPIARFGPVVNDYLDGQGLRSEYWEDVLHARRCWSTWMGDTDPLAYSIDHLSEAWGTPLRPARVSGRDLFLGAVREINNGALIHFDDVRREFGSELFDDGTPAVQLAFNAWTSVPTQGGTTRIWRHKWNPADVTSRNGYGYHPVVVDGEQTISLSAGLGDALLFDPRYFHAVDPGLNGRRVAITFFLGFTSRGELIAWS; encoded by the coding sequence ATGGAGCGTTATGAGAGTGCAAGGGTAAACCCACCGATCGCCCGTTTCGGCCCCGTAGTAAACGATTACCTGGACGGGCAGGGGTTGCGCTCGGAGTACTGGGAAGATGTGCTGCATGCACGTCGTTGCTGGAGCACCTGGATGGGCGATACAGACCCGCTCGCCTATTCAATCGACCACCTCTCTGAGGCCTGGGGGACTCCACTCCGTCCGGCACGAGTTTCCGGTCGTGACCTGTTTCTCGGCGCTGTCCGTGAGATCAACAATGGGGCGCTCATCCACTTCGACGATGTTCGTCGGGAATTCGGATCAGAGCTCTTCGACGACGGTACCCCAGCGGTCCAGCTTGCGTTCAATGCCTGGACCTCAGTACCCACTCAAGGAGGAACTACTCGGATCTGGCGGCACAAATGGAATCCGGCCGACGTAACTTCGCGAAACGGATACGGCTATCACCCGGTAGTGGTGGACGGAGAACAGACGATCTCATTATCCGCAGGGCTCGGTGACGCCCTTCTGTTCGATCCTCGCTATTTCCACGCGGTCGACCCCGGTTTGAACGGCCGCCGGGTCGCCATCACCTTCTTCCTCGGGTTCACCAGCCGCGGCGAGCTCATCGCATGGTCCTGA
- a CDS encoding helix-turn-helix domain-containing protein: protein MAARSPLAHDSRPTGCPRPNYHRDGGSQSRRSEALMEDVKEFGTELRRLREAACLSLAQLARRTNYSKGHLSKIENGRARPNRLLARRCDEVLEASGVLSELAEVISAGRKSSTAVPGASPQPSALPRDTVNFYGRQAELAEILDALSQAGKDGPGIVATCAVVGMGGVGKTALAVRAAHRLRPLFPDGCLFLDLHGYAGNAAVTSADALDRLLRRLGISGDRIPRHIEDRSALFSDSLTGRSVLLVLDNAFDVAQILPLLPGVGTCGVLITSRNELKALEDAHHVRLGSLPRADVRELLRALGTTDSAVEEIVEWCGGLPLALRIASARHREELDGDLLRSSGDSVHRLRELEDGERSLTSVFDASLRTLPPELVRTYLLLGLHPGPDFGLEAAAALAGIEARTASTRLRRLLDASLLTGSSAGRLSFHDLLRLFADERASALLSEAERISALRRGIDYYLRTLELADRHVTPNRHRMPSVSDQGPRREIDDYAEAIGWIAAEQDNLVTVGRAAYAAGLDSHCWRLAYALRGFLFLARAWDVWFETHELALRAARRAGELDAEAKTRNNLGLAFLEHGDHMAAAAQYDQALRIFQRLGNVHGEHTTIAHRAWVYFRQGDPHRALEDSLKALAFVERHGLYRNQAILARDIALIEIELGRNTEAVAHLSAALEVFNTLGLRLDAAMALNCLGELYHRVGQLADAEETLLRAAELARSCGSSFEEARAHEDLGAVAADTFDWDRVRWHWNAAMARYVDLHDTSRAELLRARLEALPSAPTDPDSAVAGPWRSMRYGEEYHRPEGD from the coding sequence ATGGCGGCACGGAGTCCCCTCGCCCACGACTCTCGTCCAACTGGATGCCCGCGCCCCAATTACCATCGAGACGGCGGCAGTCAGTCCAGGCGCAGTGAGGCCCTGATGGAAGACGTTAAGGAGTTCGGCACAGAGCTTCGGAGGCTTCGTGAGGCCGCATGCTTGTCTCTCGCACAGTTGGCCCGGCGTACGAACTACAGCAAGGGTCATCTCAGTAAGATCGAGAATGGGCGTGCGAGGCCCAACCGGCTATTGGCGCGACGTTGTGATGAGGTGCTGGAGGCCAGCGGCGTACTTAGTGAACTTGCAGAGGTGATTTCGGCCGGCCGGAAGTCATCCACGGCCGTCCCAGGAGCGTCGCCTCAGCCCTCAGCACTGCCCCGTGACACGGTCAACTTCTATGGTCGCCAAGCCGAACTCGCCGAGATTCTGGACGCCCTGTCACAAGCGGGAAAGGACGGCCCAGGAATCGTGGCGACATGCGCGGTCGTAGGCATGGGGGGCGTCGGCAAGACCGCGTTGGCCGTACGAGCTGCCCACCGACTGCGCCCGTTGTTCCCCGATGGCTGTCTATTCCTCGATCTGCACGGCTATGCCGGGAATGCAGCGGTCACCTCGGCTGACGCACTCGACCGACTCCTCCGCCGACTTGGCATCAGTGGCGACCGCATCCCCCGCCACATTGAAGATCGCTCCGCACTGTTCAGCGACAGCCTGACCGGCCGGAGCGTGCTCCTAGTTTTGGACAACGCGTTCGACGTAGCGCAGATTCTCCCGCTCCTGCCGGGAGTCGGTACCTGTGGCGTACTCATCACTAGCCGAAATGAGCTGAAGGCGCTGGAGGACGCACACCACGTTCGGCTGGGCTCGCTCCCGCGCGCTGACGTTCGAGAGCTGTTGCGCGCGCTCGGCACGACGGACTCTGCAGTCGAGGAAATCGTAGAGTGGTGCGGAGGGCTTCCTCTAGCGCTCAGAATCGCATCGGCACGGCACCGCGAGGAACTGGACGGTGACCTGCTCCGCTCGTCCGGCGATAGCGTCCACCGGTTACGTGAGCTGGAGGATGGCGAACGAAGCCTCACCTCGGTTTTCGACGCCTCATTGCGTACTCTGCCACCAGAGCTTGTGCGTACCTATCTACTGCTTGGCTTGCATCCAGGGCCGGACTTTGGGCTAGAAGCGGCCGCGGCACTCGCCGGAATCGAAGCGAGAACCGCCTCTACACGATTGCGCCGGCTGCTCGACGCGAGCCTGCTGACCGGAAGTAGCGCTGGCCGGTTGAGCTTTCACGATCTTTTACGGCTGTTCGCGGATGAGCGCGCTTCCGCTCTGCTATCGGAGGCAGAGCGGATCTCCGCACTGCGTCGTGGGATCGATTACTACCTGCGGACGCTGGAGTTAGCCGACCGGCACGTCACCCCAAACCGCCACCGCATGCCGTCAGTGAGCGATCAGGGGCCTAGGCGCGAGATTGATGACTATGCCGAGGCGATCGGCTGGATCGCCGCTGAACAGGACAATCTCGTTACAGTCGGACGAGCGGCGTACGCTGCTGGCCTGGACAGCCACTGCTGGCGTCTCGCCTATGCTCTCCGGGGGTTTCTGTTCCTGGCCAGAGCTTGGGACGTCTGGTTCGAGACACATGAACTGGCTTTACGAGCGGCACGGCGCGCCGGTGAGCTGGACGCTGAGGCGAAGACACGTAATAACCTGGGGTTGGCGTTTCTAGAGCATGGCGACCACATGGCCGCCGCGGCGCAGTACGATCAAGCCCTGCGCATTTTCCAGCGACTCGGTAACGTGCATGGTGAGCACACGACAATCGCGCACCGCGCATGGGTGTACTTCCGTCAGGGAGACCCGCACCGAGCTTTGGAAGACAGTCTTAAGGCGCTGGCCTTTGTCGAACGCCACGGCCTGTATCGGAACCAAGCAATACTCGCGCGCGACATCGCGCTGATCGAGATCGAGCTCGGTCGCAATACCGAAGCCGTCGCGCACTTGTCCGCAGCTCTGGAAGTTTTCAACACACTCGGCCTCCGGCTCGATGCTGCAATGGCGCTTAACTGCCTTGGAGAGCTCTATCATCGAGTCGGACAACTGGCAGATGCCGAGGAGACGCTGCTGCGAGCTGCGGAACTTGCCCGCTCATGTGGCAGTTCCTTTGAAGAGGCGCGTGCGCACGAAGACCTCGGGGCGGTCGCGGCTGACACCTTTGACTGGGACCGTGTCCGCTGGCATTGGAATGCGGCCATGGCCCGATATGTGGACCTCCATGACACGAGCCGTGCGGAATTGTTGCGTGCCCGCCTCGAGGCGCTTCCGTCCGCGCCAACAGACCCTGATAGCGCGGTAGCGGGACCGTGGCGATCGATGCGCTACGGCGAGGAATACCACAGGCCGGAGGGCGATTGA
- a CDS encoding IS701 family transposase gives MASYFGRREPWVRAQGYLSGLLSSLERKNGWSLAELAGEARPGGMQRLLNHRWDATVRDALRAQVGERIGSPARALAVDDTGFEKKGRRSAGVQRQYTGTAGKITNCQIRVFCSYVNPDRQRVLIDRELYLPESWFANSARLADAGVAAGMVFSIKPEPAWWMIERACDDPLLVFGWVTGDEAYGDNIELR, from the coding sequence GTGGCCTCGTATTTCGGGCGGCGTGAGCCGTGGGTGCGGGCGCAAGGCTATCTGTCCGGTTTATTGAGCTCGCTGGAGCGCAAGAACGGCTGGTCACTAGCGGAGCTCGCCGGTGAAGCGCGGCCGGGTGGGATGCAACGGCTGCTCAACCACCGCTGGGACGCTACGGTCCGTGACGCGCTACGGGCTCAGGTCGGCGAGCGGATCGGTTCGCCTGCCAGGGCGCTGGCGGTCGATGACACCGGGTTTGAGAAGAAGGGCCGGCGTTCGGCCGGAGTGCAACGCCAGTACACCGGCACCGCAGGCAAGATCACGAACTGTCAGATCCGGGTGTTCTGTTCCTATGTGAACCCCGACCGGCAGCGGGTGCTGATCGACCGGGAGCTGTATCTCCCCGAATCGTGGTTCGCCAACTCTGCCCGTCTGGCCGACGCCGGCGTGGCGGCCGGGATGGTCTTTTCGATCAAACCCGAGCCGGCATGGTGGATGATCGAACGCGCATGTGATGATCCGCTGCTGGTATTCGGATGGGTCACCGGCGATGAGGCCTACGGCGACAACATCGAACTGCGGTAG
- a CDS encoding LysR family transcriptional regulator, producing MLDVVRLNVFVQVARTGSIAGAAKELTYTASAVSQQLSKLEREVGAVLATRTYMGIQLTAEGRVLLAHANTVLDNLKEAEQAVRDLAKIRNTEVRLGSFASGALTLLVPAIATFKAAYPAVRLSLVEIEPPGGYDDVRTGEIDLLLSHVYPGVTPPDTEGVVVEEVFADPLVAVLPESWTDGNDDEPLPAERLAGLPLISGSLGHANRTALERTLSISERPPQVEFEIRDYAVAMALVVAGAGATVMPWSLVASSVPSGVRVRLLENAGARRILTVRRTTAAETTVMPFLEELGRAANNLRARGIGLGEQRR from the coding sequence ATGCTTGACGTAGTGCGGTTGAACGTTTTCGTCCAGGTGGCCCGGACCGGATCCATCGCCGGCGCCGCGAAGGAACTGACCTACACCGCCTCAGCGGTCTCCCAGCAGCTGAGTAAGCTGGAGCGAGAGGTAGGGGCAGTACTCGCGACACGCACCTACATGGGCATACAGCTCACCGCGGAAGGACGTGTCCTGCTCGCTCACGCGAACACTGTGTTGGACAACCTGAAGGAGGCGGAACAGGCCGTCCGTGACCTTGCCAAAATCAGGAACACAGAGGTGCGGCTGGGCAGTTTCGCTTCCGGCGCCCTGACACTGCTGGTCCCGGCCATCGCGACCTTCAAGGCGGCCTATCCGGCGGTCCGACTCTCTCTCGTCGAGATCGAGCCGCCGGGCGGGTATGACGACGTGCGCACCGGCGAAATCGACCTGCTCCTGTCGCACGTCTACCCAGGGGTGACGCCACCCGATACCGAAGGAGTTGTCGTTGAAGAGGTATTCGCCGATCCTCTAGTCGCTGTCCTGCCCGAAAGCTGGACGGACGGAAACGACGACGAGCCCTTGCCCGCCGAACGCCTCGCAGGGCTGCCGTTGATCTCCGGAAGCCTCGGCCACGCCAATCGGACCGCACTCGAACGAACGCTTTCAATATCGGAGAGGCCTCCACAGGTGGAGTTCGAAATCCGCGACTACGCGGTAGCCATGGCGCTCGTTGTGGCGGGCGCGGGTGCCACCGTAATGCCGTGGTCGCTCGTAGCCTCGTCCGTGCCATCAGGAGTGCGGGTACGGCTGCTGGAAAACGCTGGAGCCCGCAGAATCCTTACAGTCCGGCGGACTACTGCCGCCGAGACGACGGTGATGCCATTTCTTGAGGAGCTCGGCCGGGCCGCCAACAACCTCCGTGCTCGAGGAATCGGATTAGGGGAACAACGCCGGTGA
- a CDS encoding DUF2637 domain-containing protein, with protein MTAVSASRPMISVVLPIVITAVVSLGHMRELAPRHGEAQWSATLTPLSVDGRLWRHPRLSADQQDRRARRSANVRTAIRYRR; from the coding sequence ATGACCGCTGTATCCGCTTCGCGACCGATGATCAGTGTCGTACTGCCTATCGTGATCACGGCTGTCGTGAGCTTGGGTCATATGCGTGAGCTTGCGCCCCGGCACGGCGAAGCGCAGTGGAGCGCGACGCTCACTCCGCTCAGCGTGGATGGGAGGTTGTGGCGGCATCCACGGCTGTCTGCTGACCAGCAAGACAGGCGGGCGCGGCGCTCGGCGAACGTCCGGACCGCTATCAGATACAGAAGGTGA
- a CDS encoding DUF397 domain-containing protein, with protein MGRDRMPGRDTPRAGFRKSTYGDGGEGCVEAATLSAARLVRDSKDPDGPTPAFTPAAWASFLDEVKRGRFDLA; from the coding sequence GTGGGAAGGGACCGTATGCCCGGCCGTGACACTCCTCGGGCCGGCTTTCGCAAGAGCACCTACGGCGACGGCGGCGAAGGCTGTGTCGAGGCGGCGACGCTGAGCGCCGCACGCCTCGTACGCGATTCCAAGGACCCGGACGGCCCGACGCCGGCGTTCACACCTGCCGCGTGGGCGAGCTTCCTCGATGAGGTCAAGCGAGGACGTTTCGACCTGGCGTAG
- a CDS encoding Scr1 family TA system antitoxin-like transcriptional regulator, with the protein MGRRVMRAQYERLLELAELPNVTLQVMPAAAGAHPGRDRAVSIPNFPDAEQYFPDVVYVESMTGALYIEDESQVHTHTLAFE; encoded by the coding sequence GTGGGAAGAAGGGTCATGCGGGCTCAGTACGAGCGGCTGCTCGAACTGGCCGAGCTGCCCAACGTCACGCTCCAGGTGATGCCGGCTGCTGCCGGTGCTCATCCCGGGCGTGACCGGGCCGTTTCGATCCCGAACTTCCCCGACGCAGAGCAGTACTTTCCTGACGTGGTCTACGTGGAGAGCATGACCGGCGCTTTGTACATTGAGGACGAAAGCCAGGTCCACACGCACACCCTCGCGTTCGAGTAG